From Lysinibacillus sp. SGAir0095, the proteins below share one genomic window:
- a CDS encoding LysR family transcriptional regulator — MEIKQLITFKHAAENLNFTQTAKLLNFAQSSVTAQIKALEEEIGRPLFERLGKRLILTEAGHQFKRYAEKMINLSEEAITAANGEEELTGTLIIGAQESQCTYRLPLILKEFKTAFPKVKLVFKPAHSDEMARKQLMEGELDIAFIMDKKKPEGSLIVEQLIKEELKLVVTSNHPISANAIDDLKHETLLLTETGCSYRNMFEESLNSLGIYPLDKIEFTSIEAIKQCVIAGLGVALLPEMVVKKDIEEGRMKELPWNSFSSPLYTQIAWHKDKIVTQPLDEFISLTRKIFLSV, encoded by the coding sequence ATGGAAATTAAACAATTGATTACTTTTAAACATGCCGCAGAAAATCTGAACTTTACTCAAACAGCGAAATTATTGAATTTTGCACAATCTAGTGTTACGGCGCAAATTAAGGCTCTGGAAGAGGAGATTGGCAGACCTTTATTTGAGCGTTTGGGAAAACGGCTAATATTGACAGAAGCTGGACATCAATTTAAAAGATATGCTGAAAAGATGATTAATCTAAGCGAAGAAGCAATTACGGCTGCAAACGGAGAAGAGGAATTAACTGGAACGTTAATAATAGGGGCTCAGGAGAGTCAATGTACCTATCGATTACCGCTAATTCTTAAAGAGTTCAAGACTGCATTTCCAAAAGTAAAGCTAGTTTTTAAACCTGCACATTCTGACGAAATGGCGAGAAAACAACTTATGGAGGGAGAATTAGATATTGCTTTTATTATGGATAAAAAGAAGCCAGAAGGGTCCTTAATAGTAGAGCAACTAATTAAGGAAGAATTGAAACTGGTTGTCACATCCAACCACCCTATATCTGCCAACGCTATAGATGACCTGAAGCACGAAACTCTTTTACTTACAGAAACTGGCTGTTCTTATCGAAATATGTTCGAGGAGTCCCTAAATTCTCTAGGAATATACCCATTAGATAAAATAGAATTTACGAGTATAGAGGCCATCAAACAATGTGTCATTGCAGGATTAGGAGTGGCACTACTGCCTGAGATGGTGGTGAAAAAAGATATTGAAGAAGGGCGAATGAAGGAATTGCCGTGGAATTCTTTCTCATCTCCGCTTTATACTCAAATTGCTTGGCATAAGGATAAAATAGTAACACAACCATTAGATGAATTTATTAGCTTGACTCGTAAGATATTTTTATCAGTATAA
- a CDS encoding DUF4304 domain-containing protein: protein MEKYLEGEKMSIGRDNMISIIKKTVVPELRQRGFKGSFPHFRRINENKIDLMTFQFDRYGGGFVIEVGLCSSKGVPHNWGEKVPPNKVTAHDLPHNNRLRLKNSEGEWFRYDVETESGEIYEIVAKELLQHLCEEENYWKDNE from the coding sequence TTGGAAAAATATTTAGAAGGTGAAAAAATGTCAATTGGTAGAGATAATATGATTTCTATTATAAAAAAGACTGTTGTACCTGAACTTAGACAAAGAGGATTTAAAGGTTCGTTTCCTCATTTTAGAAGGATAAATGAAAATAAGATAGATTTAATGACTTTCCAATTTGACAGGTATGGTGGAGGTTTTGTAATTGAAGTTGGGTTATGCTCTTCGAAAGGTGTTCCTCATAATTGGGGAGAAAAAGTTCCACCAAATAAAGTAACAGCACACGATTTACCTCACAATAATAGGTTAAGATTGAAAAATAGTGAAGGTGAATGGTTTAGGTACGACGTTGAAACTGAATCTGGAGAAATTTATGAAATAGTTGCAAAAGAATTGTTGCAGCATCTATGCGAAGAAGAAAACTATTGGAAAGATAACGAATAA
- a CDS encoding NCS2 family permease, whose product MFRLKENNTTVKTEILAGLTTFCTMVYVVIVNPSILSIAGVPSEQVFTATIIAAIFGTLWLALFANYPIAMAPGMGLNAFFTFTVVQASKGEIDYMTAFSAVFVAGIIFFIISLTPLRQMLVKAIPNNLKLAITAGIGLFIAFIGMRSAGLVTGDESNLVKLGDLSSPMVWLTIVGVLVTAILMMYRVFGAIFWGMIVTAIIAAITGNLTFDGVVAMPALPEGILVWNPIEAFGDVIKYGLYGTVFSFILVTLFDTTGTMVGVAKQAGILKDDKLPRARQAFLGDSLSTTIGSMFGTSPTTAYVESSSGVAMGGRTGLTSLTVAVLFLITAFFSPLAGALASVSAITSPALIIVGSLMIGAVRGIEWDKVEEAIPAFLVILIMPLTSSISTGIAFGFISYPLFKLFKGEGKDVHPLLYFFAILFIIQLVFMPH is encoded by the coding sequence TTGTTTCGACTAAAAGAAAATAATACTACTGTAAAGACTGAAATTTTAGCAGGTTTAACGACTTTCTGTACAATGGTATACGTTGTAATCGTTAACCCTTCAATTCTATCTATTGCTGGTGTACCTAGTGAGCAAGTATTTACAGCGACAATTATCGCTGCTATATTTGGTACGTTATGGTTAGCACTATTTGCAAATTATCCAATCGCAATGGCTCCTGGTATGGGTCTGAACGCATTCTTTACGTTCACGGTTGTCCAAGCTTCTAAAGGTGAAATAGACTATATGACAGCATTTTCTGCTGTATTCGTAGCTGGTATTATTTTCTTCATTATTAGCTTAACGCCTTTACGACAAATGCTCGTAAAAGCAATTCCAAATAACTTAAAATTAGCCATTACGGCTGGTATCGGTTTATTCATCGCTTTCATCGGTATGCGTTCAGCAGGTTTAGTGACAGGTGACGAATCAAACTTAGTAAAATTAGGCGATTTATCAAGCCCTATGGTTTGGTTAACAATCGTAGGTGTTCTTGTTACTGCTATTTTAATGATGTACCGTGTATTTGGTGCAATTTTCTGGGGTATGATTGTCACGGCAATAATCGCTGCAATTACTGGTAACTTAACATTTGATGGTGTTGTTGCAATGCCAGCATTACCAGAAGGTATTTTAGTATGGAATCCAATTGAAGCATTTGGCGATGTAATTAAATACGGCTTATACGGGACAGTATTCTCGTTCATTTTAGTTACATTATTCGACACGACAGGTACAATGGTCGGCGTTGCCAAACAAGCTGGTATTTTAAAAGATGATAAATTACCACGAGCTCGTCAGGCATTCCTTGGTGACTCATTATCAACAACGATCGGTTCAATGTTTGGTACAAGCCCAACAACAGCTTACGTAGAATCTTCTTCTGGCGTAGCAATGGGTGGACGTACTGGTTTAACGTCGTTAACAGTTGCAGTACTATTTTTAATTACTGCATTCTTCTCACCATTAGCGGGTGCGTTAGCAAGTGTTTCTGCCATTACTTCACCTGCATTAATTATCGTAGGTAGTTTAATGATTGGTGCTGTTCGGGGTATCGAATGGGATAAAGTTGAAGAAGCAATCCCGGCATTTTTAGTTATTTTAATCATGCCATTAACATCTAGTATTTCAACTGGTATCGCATTCGGGTTTATTTCTTACCCATTATTTAAGTTATTCAAAGGTGAAGGTAAAGATGTTCACCCATTACTTTACTTCTTCGCGATTTTATTTATTATCCAGTTAGTATTTATGCCTCACTAA
- a CDS encoding phospholipase D family protein, with the protein MKKVQKKWNSWSRRNKVISALILLLILLYIGEMLWHTYKPLPEDISYEGDLHRTNNIEMLTDLTYAQDQEGSNRKHENHIFDEVYTLIDEAEQFVVVDFFLMDGYFDEKEDFPPIANILSDKLAEKKKNNPDMPVVFITDPLNKGYDSYETPWFKKMREAGVEIVYTDLEQLRDSTPIYSGLYRLIFQWFDHDDKGWIANAMSSKAPKMTVSSYLELLNVKANHRKAAVSEKEAIITSSNPHDASGFHGNLGLKVTGSVINDILEAEEAVSLMSDGPKLPRADITQQGDGQYAVQYLTEKKILDALLEDLTATKAGDKIWIGMFFIAHRDIVNALTDAANRDVQVNMILDPNENSFGQKKSGLPNRPVVNELLEDTKEQINIRWYNTVVGQYHTKAIWIQTAEQTIISSGSANYTERTLENYNLENNVRILAPNDSALALDMERYFERLWKNEDALYTLDVEEYQDNLSWWQRWIYTAQKVAKVTTY; encoded by the coding sequence ATGAAAAAAGTTCAGAAGAAATGGAACAGCTGGAGTCGCAGAAATAAAGTTATAAGCGCTCTTATACTTCTTTTGATTTTGCTATATATAGGAGAAATGTTATGGCATACATATAAACCTTTGCCGGAAGACATTTCCTATGAAGGAGACTTGCACAGAACAAACAATATTGAAATGCTAACAGATTTAACTTATGCGCAAGACCAGGAAGGGAGCAATCGGAAACATGAGAATCATATTTTTGATGAAGTTTATACATTGATTGATGAAGCCGAACAGTTTGTGGTGGTGGATTTCTTTTTGATGGATGGGTATTTCGATGAAAAAGAAGATTTCCCGCCAATCGCGAATATCCTCTCTGACAAGCTTGCCGAAAAAAAGAAAAACAACCCCGATATGCCGGTTGTTTTCATCACCGATCCGCTCAATAAGGGCTATGACTCCTATGAAACCCCGTGGTTCAAGAAGATGCGTGAAGCCGGGGTAGAAATTGTTTACACCGATTTAGAGCAGCTGCGGGATTCCACGCCGATTTATTCAGGCTTATACCGATTAATTTTTCAATGGTTCGACCACGACGACAAAGGATGGATTGCCAACGCCATGTCAAGCAAAGCACCAAAAATGACCGTATCTTCCTATTTGGAACTGCTCAACGTGAAAGCCAACCATCGCAAAGCGGCCGTTTCGGAAAAGGAAGCGATTATTACATCATCCAACCCACATGATGCAAGTGGCTTCCACGGAAATCTTGGTTTGAAAGTAACGGGGTCCGTCATAAACGATATACTGGAGGCAGAAGAAGCGGTATCGCTCATGTCGGATGGTCCGAAATTGCCGAGGGCTGATATAACCCAGCAAGGTGACGGCCAGTATGCTGTACAATATTTGACCGAGAAGAAAATTTTGGACGCCTTGCTTGAAGATCTAACTGCGACAAAAGCAGGAGATAAAATTTGGATTGGCATGTTCTTTATTGCTCATCGCGACATTGTCAACGCCTTAACAGATGCGGCAAACCGGGACGTGCAGGTGAATATGATCCTAGACCCAAATGAAAACTCATTCGGCCAGAAAAAGTCCGGTCTGCCGAATCGACCGGTTGTGAACGAACTGCTTGAGGATACAAAAGAACAAATCAACATTCGCTGGTACAACACCGTAGTCGGCCAATACCATACAAAAGCCATCTGGATTCAAACAGCGGAACAAACAATCATATCAAGCGGTTCTGCCAACTATACGGAACGAACATTGGAGAATTACAACCTGGAAAATAACGTACGCATTCTCGCTCCAAATGATAGCGCGCTCGCCTTGGATATGGAACGATATTTTGAACGACTTTGGAAGAATGAAGATGCCCTCTACACTCTTGATGTGGAAGAATATCAGGACAACCTCTCCTGGTGGCAGCGCTGGATTTACACGGCTCAAAAAGTAGCCAAGGTAACCACTTATTAA
- a CDS encoding anti sigma factor C-terminal domain-containing protein, producing the protein MKVLVLQKMKDIKLEDVEILGVVVYGTKDELKEILENPSIKASSLGGVIENY; encoded by the coding sequence ATGAAAGTACTAGTGCTCCAAAAGATGAAAGATATCAAGTTAGAGGATGTAGAAATATTAGGGGTTGTCGTTTATGGTACGAAGGATGAATTAAAAGAAATTCTTGAGAATCCTAGCATAAAAGCTTCTTCACTTGGAGGAGTCATTGAAAATTATTAG